TACACAATTTTGTGATATTTTTAACATAGGTTAACTGCGTTAGAGTATACATTTTAAATATGAAAAAACTATTAATTACTGGTGCTAGTGGTTTTTTAGGATATCATCTTTGCCAGATTGCAAAACAAGAATACTCAGTCTATGGAACTTACTTTTCTCATTCTTTAGAAATTCCAGGCATCAAAATGCTGAAAGTTGATTTGACAGATTTTCAACAACTCAAACAAATATTTACTGACTTTCAACCAACAGCCGTCATCCACACCGCTGCACTATCTCAACCAAATTTTTGTCAAACTCATGTAGAGGAATCATATGCAATCAATGTCACAGCATCCTGTAATATTGCTGGACTTTGTGCCGATGATTCTATTCGTTGCGCTTTTACGTCAACAGATTTGGTTTTTGATGGTTTAAACGCTCCTTATCGTGAAACTGATCCTGTATGCCCTGTTAATATTTATGGTGAGCAAAAAGTCATGGCTGAGAAAGGTATGCTAGAACGTTATCCCATGACTGCTATTTGTCGTATGCCATTAATGTTTGGGATGGAAACACCGACAGCAACAAGCTTTATACAATCATTTATTCAGACTCTTCAAGAAGGCAAAGAATTAAATTTATTCACAGATGAATTCCGAACACCCGTCAGTGGCAAAACTGCAGCGAAAGGGTTGTTATTGGCATTAGAAAAAGTTAACGGACACATTCACTTAGGAGGGAAAGAAAGAATTTCACGCTATGATTTTGGCCGTTTATTAGTAGAGATTTTTTACATTCCTGCCAATCAACTAAAAGCGTGCCTACAGCAAGACGTAAAAATGTCAGCACCAAGACCATCTGACGTTTCTTTGGACAGTACCAAAGCTTTTAATTTAGGTTACCAACCTCTCTCCTTGAAAGAAGAATTACAAGACTTATACAAATTTCCTGCTAACCAATCTTCTTGATGAATACCGTAGATAACCGCCTCACTTCCAAACATTTCTGTCTTTCCTTCCAGTTTTTCTCCTAATCTCTGGGCAACTCTGATTGAAGCAGTATTCTGCGGACGAATTAAACTAATCACATGGGATTGCTGTAACTCACCAAAAGCATAATTCATCGTTACCTTTGCTGCTTCTGTTGCAAAACCATGTCCCCAATAAGTTCGTCGCAACGTCCAACCAATTTCAAAACCAATCCAGCCTTCAGGTTTCCAGCAGCCTATCCGCCCAATCATTTCACCGCTAGAACGTTCCTCAACAGCCCACATACCATATCCTCGTAGTTGCCAATGACCAAGCATCATTGCCATACTTCGCCAAGACTCCCAACGGGATAAAGGTTTTCCTTCGCCAATGTAGCGCATAACTTCGGGGTCGCTGCACATCTGAGTGTAAGCATCAAGGTCTTCCTCGCGAAATCCCCGTAGGATAAGACGTTGGGTTTCAAGTTGAGGAATTTGCATACGATTTAAGCACCATCCTTGTTTGTTCAGGTTGGATATGGGCTATGGGGTGTAGTGAAATTTTCCGTACCTACACTCTTACGCTTTGCAACAGAAAATTATTACATTACATCCATTTTGTAAAGCATTCTTAACAAAATGTTTAAAATATTATTTAATAACAAATTTAAATATAAAACTTAAAAATATTCAAAGAATAACTTATGACATTCTTGATATATTGTGAAACGAGCTACAAATTACGCAACGTGTAACCTTTGTCTTTCAAAGAACACATTTAGGATGTTTTGTCAAGAATTGCAG
This portion of the Brasilonema sennae CENA114 genome encodes:
- a CDS encoding SDR family oxidoreductase encodes the protein MKKLLITGASGFLGYHLCQIAKQEYSVYGTYFSHSLEIPGIKMLKVDLTDFQQLKQIFTDFQPTAVIHTAALSQPNFCQTHVEESYAINVTASCNIAGLCADDSIRCAFTSTDLVFDGLNAPYRETDPVCPVNIYGEQKVMAEKGMLERYPMTAICRMPLMFGMETPTATSFIQSFIQTLQEGKELNLFTDEFRTPVSGKTAAKGLLLALEKVNGHIHLGGKERISRYDFGRLLVEIFYIPANQLKACLQQDVKMSAPRPSDVSLDSTKAFNLGYQPLSLKEELQDLYKFPANQSS
- a CDS encoding GNAT family N-acetyltransferase, which produces MQIPQLETQRLILRGFREEDLDAYTQMCSDPEVMRYIGEGKPLSRWESWRSMAMMLGHWQLRGYGMWAVEERSSGEMIGRIGCWKPEGWIGFEIGWTLRRTYWGHGFATEAAKVTMNYAFGELQQSHVISLIRPQNTASIRVAQRLGEKLEGKTEMFGSEAVIYGIHQEDWLAGNLYKSCNSSFKERGW